One window of the Synergistaceae bacterium genome contains the following:
- a CDS encoding iron ABC transporter permease, with protein sequence MFGGGFDLNRILMLVCLAILIITVAMPMIMIVYNTFFFGFSFDWAMFSKVVFDPANVDAMWNTIVIAFWVTLVGTLVGVFYAWLIGRTNIPLKGLMKTLFVIPYMFPPFIGAVAWGLLLAPRSGYINKMWMAMTGTRTPLLNINSIWGIVFVEVCYYFPFVFLQVVSALERMDPTLEESARISGANQFYVIRKITLPLVVPAIASGAMLILISSLSHFGVPAMLGFSRGIFTLPTKIYELINRAAGSFEGIRQGAALSVLLVLVVVAALLVQRWIMRAGRYDIIRGKSMRPMLINLRKSRFPLLALCLGSLFVIVIMPLYIIFAVGALKAYGLPLTWSNMSLNNFHHVLFSSQMARDAIRNSFVLSISSAIIAMFVGTMIAYVVVKVKVRGKALLEILALLPYSIPGLVLAIGVILMWSGAFYINLYNTIWIILVAYIARYVAFAMKSSSASLEQVHYSLEEAARSCGATHLESLRDITLALIRPGMVAGFFLIFLPAMRELTTSVLLYGPYTRTLGVAIYSINAEGNITQAAALSAIAILIIMLGNLALRFVTRDRRSVS encoded by the coding sequence ATGTTCGGCGGCGGTTTCGACCTCAACCGGATACTGATGCTCGTCTGCCTTGCGATCCTGATCATCACGGTGGCCATGCCGATGATCATGATCGTGTACAACACATTCTTCTTCGGTTTCTCCTTCGACTGGGCGATGTTCTCGAAGGTGGTGTTCGACCCCGCCAACGTCGACGCCATGTGGAACACCATAGTGATCGCCTTCTGGGTCACCCTGGTCGGCACTCTGGTCGGCGTCTTCTACGCCTGGCTTATCGGCCGGACGAATATCCCGCTGAAGGGGCTGATGAAGACCCTGTTCGTCATCCCGTATATGTTTCCGCCGTTCATAGGGGCGGTCGCGTGGGGGCTGCTGCTGGCCCCGCGCTCGGGGTACATAAACAAGATGTGGATGGCCATGACCGGGACCAGAACCCCCCTGCTGAACATCAACAGCATCTGGGGGATAGTGTTCGTCGAGGTCTGCTACTACTTCCCGTTCGTCTTCCTGCAGGTCGTCAGCGCCCTTGAGAGGATGGACCCCACCCTTGAGGAATCGGCGCGCATCTCCGGCGCAAACCAGTTCTACGTCATCCGCAAGATCACTCTGCCGCTTGTCGTGCCGGCTATCGCTTCGGGCGCGATGCTCATTCTTATCTCCTCGCTGTCGCACTTCGGGGTGCCGGCCATGCTCGGATTCTCGCGCGGGATATTCACACTGCCCACGAAGATCTACGAGCTCATCAACAGGGCCGCGGGCAGTTTCGAGGGGATCAGGCAGGGTGCGGCGCTCTCGGTCCTTCTGGTGCTGGTGGTGGTCGCGGCCCTGCTGGTCCAGAGGTGGATAATGAGGGCCGGGCGCTACGACATCATACGAGGCAAGAGCATGAGGCCGATGCTCATCAACCTGAGGAAGTCCAGGTTTCCCCTGCTGGCGCTCTGCCTTGGAAGCCTGTTCGTCATTGTGATAATGCCGCTTTATATCATCTTCGCAGTGGGGGCGCTGAAGGCTTACGGGCTGCCTCTGACTTGGTCGAATATGTCGCTGAACAACTTTCACCACGTGCTCTTCTCGTCGCAGATGGCCAGGGACGCGATAAGAAACAGCTTCGTGCTGTCGATCTCATCGGCCATAATAGCCATGTTCGTCGGGACGATGATCGCCTACGTGGTGGTCAAGGTGAAGGTGCGCGGCAAGGCTCTGCTTGAGATACTGGCGCTGCTGCCCTACTCCATCCCCGGGCTGGTGCTGGCCATCGGGGTCATACTGATGTGGAGCGGCGCTTTTTACATCAACCTGTACAACACGATATGGATAATCCTCGTGGCGTACATCGCGCGCTACGTCGCCTTCGCCATGAAGAGCTCGTCCGCCTCGCTGGAGCAGGTGCACTACTCTCTTGAGGAGGCGGCCCGGTCGTGCGGCGCCACACACCTGGAGTCGCTGCGCGACATCACCCTGGCCCTGATCCGGCCCGGAATGGTCGCGGGTTTCTTCCTTATATTCCTGCCGGCCATGAGGGAGCTGACGACATCGGTGCTGCTCTACGGGCCATACACCCGCACTCTGGGAGTGGCGATCTATTCCATCAACGCGGAGGGCAACATAACCCAGGCGGCCGCCCTGTCGGCCATCGCAATACTCATCATCATGCTCGGTAACCTGGCCCTGCGCTTCGTTACCAGGGACAGGAGGAGCGTGTCATGA